The Rhodocytophaga rosea genome has a segment encoding these proteins:
- a CDS encoding RNA polymerase sigma factor: MDKQFDHLTTTQLLERLRQGDEQIFKWLYTQYWQKLYRAAYKRLKDGPLCEEIVQDIFASLWRRRSTFQLSQSWEAYFYKAVQYKVINAVSSQKVRKAYISTVTKLEADLSTENTLRFEELLHRIEQVTDRLPQRCQQVFWMSRRENFTIREISQQLDISQKAVEKQLTKALKQLRFSLQDYL, translated from the coding sequence ATGGACAAACAATTCGACCATCTGACCACCACACAGCTCCTGGAAAGGCTCCGGCAAGGGGATGAGCAGATTTTTAAGTGGCTTTATACACAGTACTGGCAAAAATTATACAGGGCTGCGTATAAACGCTTAAAAGATGGCCCCTTGTGTGAGGAAATCGTACAGGACATTTTTGCTTCCCTCTGGCGAAGACGCAGTACTTTTCAACTAAGCCAGTCGTGGGAAGCTTACTTTTACAAGGCTGTTCAATACAAAGTAATCAATGCGGTTAGTTCTCAAAAGGTACGTAAAGCCTATATTAGTACGGTAACCAAGCTCGAAGCAGACCTGTCTACGGAGAACACCCTCCGGTTTGAAGAATTGCTCCACCGCATCGAGCAAGTAACAGACCGGTTGCCTCAACGGTGCCAGCAGGTGTTCTGGATGAGCAGGCGCGAAAACTTTACGATCCGGGAAATTTCGCAACAATTAGATATTTCCCAGAAGGCGGTTGAAAAACAACTAACGAAAGCACTTAAGCAACTGCGTTTCTCGCTGCAAGATTACCTATAA
- a CDS encoding FecR family protein, translated as MTDQQLKQLLEKYQTGSCTPEEERLVQQWYESFENEEDGIQNLSEPQKAALENKIRQQIDNQLQAPSDRKIIFLQPYVRISAAAILIIFFGYFSWNWVQKERIEADFVTFASGTEIKKVILSDGSLVWLKANSQLKYPRQFEKDAKVRTVELQGEALFEVAKNPKQPFLIQCGRVQAKVLGTSFHVKQSPEKQQVAIVVLTGKVAVTNNESAEPVNSVVLEPMEMGTTSPNGFTKTRVQSTSGYIQGTSYDMHFDETPIQEVLARIERKFDVEITYPDVNRDCRITADFTDQSQEITLQLLASTLGEVSYQVKGNTILFEGKSCQ; from the coding sequence ATGACAGATCAACAATTGAAACAATTACTGGAAAAGTATCAGACCGGAAGCTGTACACCAGAGGAAGAAAGGCTGGTTCAGCAATGGTACGAATCATTTGAAAATGAAGAGGATGGCATACAAAATCTTTCAGAGCCACAAAAAGCGGCTTTAGAAAATAAAATCAGGCAACAGATAGACAATCAGCTGCAAGCTCCTTCCGACAGAAAAATCATTTTTCTGCAACCTTATGTAAGAATCTCAGCAGCAGCCATTTTAATAATCTTCTTCGGCTATTTTTCCTGGAACTGGGTTCAGAAGGAAAGGATTGAAGCTGATTTTGTTACGTTTGCCTCTGGAACTGAGATTAAAAAAGTTATTCTTTCAGACGGTTCCCTGGTATGGCTGAAAGCAAACAGCCAATTAAAGTATCCCAGGCAATTTGAAAAAGATGCAAAAGTACGCACAGTGGAATTACAGGGAGAAGCTTTGTTTGAAGTAGCTAAAAATCCGAAGCAACCCTTTTTGATTCAATGCGGAAGGGTGCAAGCAAAAGTGTTGGGGACAAGCTTTCATGTGAAACAATCTCCCGAAAAGCAGCAGGTAGCAATCGTAGTATTAACCGGGAAAGTTGCTGTAACAAATAATGAATCGGCAGAACCTGTAAATTCAGTAGTATTAGAACCTATGGAAATGGGTACTACCAGTCCCAACGGCTTTACTAAAACAAGGGTTCAATCCACTTCGGGCTATATTCAGGGTACTTCATATGACATGCACTTTGATGAAACACCTATACAGGAAGTGTTAGCGCGGATCGAACGCAAGTTTGATGTGGAAATTACTTATCCGGATGTAAACAGAGACTGCCGAATCACAGCAGATTTTACGGACCAGTCTCAG